Below is a window of bacterium DNA.
TGGAATACAGCCGACGCGCCGCACTTCTCAGCCGGAATTTTAGTCGCTCGTAACGCGGATCTTGTTTTAGCAGAAACTTGGCAAAGTATATCTGAACTCATAAAGTTTTTTATAACGAAAGAATTATTGAAAACGGTTTCTGTCAGCAACGGTTGGTGTATGCCGGTCAATAAATCTATTCCACCGTCGGTAATAAAAAACGTTTTTTGGAAAATGGCTTTTAAAGAAATCAGCGGAGAATTTTCTAAAGCTGTGAATAGTAAACTATCCAAACCGCTTACATTTTGGTTTAGCGCGCACCAGTACAAACCGGATACGATCAGTAATATGTCGCTCGTGCTTTTTATTGTAGCGTCGGGGTTTTTGTTAATACCGGAATACTGGGCTATGGTCGTTTTTGCCGTAGTTTGGCAGTTTTCAGCCGGCGTGCTGGATCGTTGCGATGGCGAAGTGGCACGTATGCGTAATCATGAATCCGAGGCCGGCGGAAAATTTGACATGATCGTGGATGACTTACGATTTGCTCTACCTCTGATGGCGTTAGGTGTGGCGTGTTCCCTGGAATTACCGGATGTGCGATACGCCATTGTAGCTGCGATCACGCTTGCGGGGAGTTTTGCTATTACATTCTTTGAACAAGCTACAATGCGCCGTTTTGGTTATGTGAGTCGCCAAAAACTGAACGTAGATTATCTGAAAGCCAAAGGTGATACCAGCCGCTTCAGCACCACAATGAAAAAACTCCAACCCGTATTCAAAGGTGATATTCGTACTTTTTATGTGTTTTTGCTGACTTTTCTCGGCGAGAAAACCATTATTTTTTGGGTATTAGTGTTTTATCATGTATTTGTAAGCGCTCTTGCTTTATTCGGTGCGCTGACGTTTCCGCGATTAATAGCGAAAATGAAAAAGTGAAATTATTCATCTTATTTGATTGGAAAACAGTTTACCCCCTTTTAATATGAGGATGCGTCAATTTATAGTTTCTTTTAAAATACCGGTTAATACATAAAAGTATGAAAACAAAGTGAGGGGATATATGCGCTTCATGCAAGGTGTAATATTTACATTGAGTGCGTTGATGGTGATCGTGTGGATGGAGCCGGTTTCAAAGGCCGAAGCAGGTGGTGATTCTATTTTGATAGAAGATTTTACTTCGTCCAATACGGGTCAATTTCCGAAAGGTTGGGGATGGTTGGACGGGACGTCGGTTAAAAAGATAAATGAAGCTAAACCCGGTGAAGTACCGTATGTGGTGATGGAAGAAAACGGTAATAAATTTTTACGTGCTGATGACAAAGGACAAGCTATCACGATCGTGTCTGATAAAAAATGGAATATCAAAAAATATCAATGCATCCAATGGCGTTGGCGTGTCAATCAATTTCCTACCGGGGCCAATGAATATGCCAAAGGCAAAACTGATAACGCGGCCAGCCTGTATATCAGTTATTATGTGAGTTTTATCGGCATACCGCGCAGTATCAAGTATATTTGGAGTAATACGCTTCCGGAATGCGAAACTTTCCGAAAAGATGGTACAGGAAAGGCGACGAATATAGTCGTGGAAAGCGGCACCTCCA
It encodes the following:
- a CDS encoding CDP-alcohol phosphatidyltransferase family protein, which codes for MIQNAIIIAIKSTNDAPDFDTLYGGETLIGRALVAMSKSGMKYVTIICRMSDRTLIERCVKEVDAERISVSPTIHSMDDDVNLSKAVNEITKSSESTWMLMTYDKIIHPTFILPVRECVQTPALITYNGVMRQGDKVIFGEEMAPKFQTQFQDVSIFDMVSVQDNKVKTWNTADAPHFSAGILVARNADLVLAETWQSISELIKFFITKELLKTVSVSNGWCMPVNKSIPPSVIKNVFWKMAFKEISGEFSKAVNSKLSKPLTFWFSAHQYKPDTISNMSLVLFIVASGFLLIPEYWAMVVFAVVWQFSAGVLDRCDGEVARMRNHESEAGGKFDMIVDDLRFALPLMALGVACSLELPDVRYAIVAAITLAGSFAITFFEQATMRRFGYVSRQKLNVDYLKAKGDTSRFSTTMKKLQPVFKGDIRTFYVFLLTFLGEKTIIFWVLVFYHVFVSALALFGALTFPRLIAKMKK
- a CDS encoding DUF3047 domain-containing protein, translating into MRFMQGVIFTLSALMVIVWMEPVSKAEAGGDSILIEDFTSSNTGQFPKGWGWLDGTSVKKINEAKPGEVPYVVMEENGNKFLRADDKGQAITIVSDKKWNIKKYQCIQWRWRVNQFPTGANEYAKGKTDNAASLYISYYVSFIGIPRSIKYIWSNTLPECETFRKDGTGKATNIVVESGTS